The Penaeus monodon isolate SGIC_2016 chromosome 6, NSTDA_Pmon_1, whole genome shotgun sequence genomic sequence acacacacacacacacacacacacaaccaatatatagtAGAACATTTTATCCTTTTGTTTTCGTCTACCATCGACAATTCTTTACCACAAATCCACTCATCTACCCGAAATCGCTACCAAGAATCTATTTAACTGATCTCTTGGACAATAGCCCGGCTATACATTTCCtcacaatctattttttttagtaattgtTCACGTCTCTTTGGCATATATCTACATTTTATCTTCATGTACCCCTTCATTTACTCATCTCTGGATTTACATTTAGAAACGTCTATTCAGCTGTCCAAAATCACCACCAAATTTTAGAGCAGTTAGCAACCCAATCACAAATTTTCATAATGATCCGTCAACAACTTTTGTCATTAAATActacatgaatagataaataactaactaaataaataaatatatgaataattaaatagatatgcaaataagtaaaccaaatgaataaataaatatatgaaataataaagataaaaaatagaacagACTAACGCCGCCAGTAATATTTCCTCTTACTCATGAAAGCAATGGTCATACAAGAATACAGACCACGagcaaacattattattttctagcGCAAGATCTACACAAGGTGAAGGAAAAGGTCAATATGATGcaccaaaatattttattataattgcgGATATACGTAAAGAAAATTAAGCAAATACAAACGAAAAATCATTTCCCGTAGCCGTAGCCGTAGCCGCCATACCCAAAACCACCGAGGCCACCGAAACCTCCGAAGCCTCCGAAACCTCCGAAGCCTCCGTGGCTGTATAGTGGGTATCCGTAGCCATACCCACCGTGGAGCCTTGGGCCAACATAGGACGTGGCGACGTGTCCGTGTCCGTAGCCTGGCTCGGGGTCTGCGTCTCGCTTCCACACGGAGTGACCGCCCACGTAGGTTGGGTAGCCGTAGCCGTAGCCGTAACCACCTACTCCGAGGCCGCCGATTCCGATTCCGCCGACTCCGATGCCACCCAATCCGAGGCCGCCGAAGCCGTGGCCGAGAATCACTCCTCCGTTtatgtggctgtggctgtggctgtgacTATGGCTGTGGCTGTGGCCGATACCGGGGCCGTAGCCAAAGGAAGGTTCAGCTGACCGCTTCTGCTCTGCCACGGCGACGGTGGCCAACAGTGCGATGATCTGTTTCAGGGGAAAGGTGGCAGAGTCACTTTATTACAGAGCAGACAGGAGGCGGTAAAGATATGTTAAATTAATTTACAATAAAAGAACATATATAACTAAATCAGGtaaagcatacatacacagacatacacacacacacacacaacacacacacacacacacacacacacacacacacacacacacacacacacacacacacacacacacacacgcataatatatatatatatatatatatatatatatatatatatatatatatatatatatatatatatatatatatatatatatatccacatccaCATTTTTCTCTTCAGAcaccaaaatttcccccaatgtGGAATGCACTTCGTCTGTATTATGCAGTACGATCACGCGGGGATGAATACCGACAAACCGCCTGCAGTTGTCTTAATTCAGAAAGCTGCATCGTAAAGCGAGATAGCTGGCAATGCAGGCATCTTTGACTTGGAAATCACGTCGCATTTTCTCTGTGTATTTGCATAATTTAGTTTGCATGCTTACTATGAGGAAACTTACTTAAAGCGTAGTTACTTTCTCTGCATATATGACCGCTGCTTAAAGGtttcgtattgtgtgtgtgtgtgtgtgtgtgttatgtgtgtgtgtgtgcgtgtgtgtacgtgtgtgtgtgtgtgtgtgtgagtgtgtgtgtgtgtgtgtgtgtgtgtgtgtgtgtgtgtatgtgtgtgtgtgtgtgtgtttgtgtgtgtatgtgtgtgtgtgtgtctgtgggtgcgtgcgtgggatgagatatgtatatatgtctgtgtgtgtggtgatatgagTGTATTACGGATTTATATTAATGTGTACGTGGGTTTTTTAGTTTGGATTtgtttgtctcatttttttttctttctttctctttttttccgacATCATTCAGACcgaattttgtttatatttgtcttaCAGCCTTCTTTAAACTCACCGAATTTTCTGGTTCGTTAAAGAGGCAGAATGGTTCTGATCGAGGCTTCTCTGGAATGCTGAAGTTCAAAGCGATGTTGTTTATCGAcatgctattattatgatttttgtcatACTGTCATATCATAATACTTGTTATATTACtccttgcatatgtatatatctatatctatctatctatctatctatctatatctatatctatgtatatctctctctctctctccctctatctatctatctatctatctagctctctatatttatatctatataatatatatatatatatatatatatacatacacacacacacacacacacacacaacacacacacacatatatatatatatatatatatatatataatatatatatattatatatatatcatatatatatatatatatcatatattattatatatcatatatatatatcatatatattatatatatatatatatattatatattaactatatatattatatatatatatatatatatataatatattatatatatatatatatatatatatatatatataatatatatatatatatatatatattattattatatatataatatatatatatatatatatatatatatatatatgtttgtgtgtgtgtgtgtgtgtggtgtgtgtgtgtgtgtgtgtttgtgtgtgtgtgtgtgttttgtgtgtgtgtgtgtgtgtgtgtgtgtgttgtgtgtgtgtgtgcgtgtgtgtgtgtgtgtgtgcattataacaccacacacacatacacacacacacacacacacaccacacaccacacatccaccacacacacaacacacacacacacacacacacacacacacacacaccacacaccacacacacgcacacatatatatatacacacacacacaatatatatatatatatatatatatatatatatatactatatatatatatatatatatatatatatatatatgcatatatagagatagatagatagatatgtataaatatttgaatatatatatatgtttcttttttttttaagtgccctgtcccaaggGCGTTGGcgaccatgattttcttggcaatttagagcggtggtttgccgttgccttccgcccggtgtttttatcgagtcaccatctctatttacccggttctgggaccggtaccgacttgggctggcttacccacccagcggctaggcaggcaatcgagttgaagtttcttacccaagggaacaacgcgccggccggtgactcgaaccctcgaactcagattaacgtcgtgacagtcatgagtccgatgctctaaccattcggccaccgcggccccatatatatatatatatatatatatatatatatatatatatatatatatatatatatatataaaaatatatatatatatatatatatatatatatatatatatataatatatatataaatatatatatattatattttatatatatatatatatatatatatatatatatatatatatatatatatatatgtatatatgcgtatgcatatatatatattatatatatatgatatatatatattatatatatatataatatatatatataatatatatatatatatatatatatatatatatatatacacgtgtgtttgtgcacgtgtgtgtgtgtgtgtacgtttgtgtgtgtatgtaaaaacaaGTGAATATGTAAATCTTATTAGGGTTTGATTAATAAAAGCATGATTgggtgaaataagaaaaataaaaaaaaaatatatataaatttcgacACCTCATCCATTATTCAAAGTTACGCTGTGCCATGACATGTCAATTTGATATTCAGAGAATATAGAGACCTAGAAGTTAGCAAATAGGCTAATAAAGGCTAATTGCTCTACCGTGCAGACAAAtggcaggaaaaaaataataaaaagtttcccTGAAAAAGAAATTTCATTTGTGCAAtttgaaaaatgtatttattaacaTGTTAATAATAGCAACTCGCAAATGCTAAACAGGTTCACCTATTCCGTCAACAAAttcattaaagataaaaatactcCATTGAAAGAAGTCAAAAGGCAGTGTCGGCCATTCACTCACCAGAACCCTCATGGCTGCTTGTCTTGCAGGTGGCGGCAGGAAGAGCAGGTGTGGCTGGCGCTGTCTCCCTCCGTGTCTATATACCTTGGCGGCGTGCGTGTAACCTCTCGTCGCCACTCGTTCCACCTCgaccttcacccccctcctccacccctttcctgcctcctttcttctccttcctccatctccatccaatcttctcactctctctcctcctactcaccctcctccctccaccctttctccctccNNNNNNNNNNNNNNNNNNNNNNNNNNNNNNNNNNNNNNNNNNNNNNNNNNNNNNNNNNNNNNNNNNNNNNNNNNNNNNNNNNNNNNNNNNNNNNNNNNNNattttatatataattatatatatatatatattatattatatatatatatatatatatattatatatatatatatatatatatatatatatatatatatatatatatatatattatatatatatatatatatattatatatatataatatgttgtttttgtgtgtgtgtgtgtgtgttgtgtgtgtgtgtgtgtgtgtgtgtgtgtgtgtgtgtatatatatatatatatatatatatatatattatatatattatatatatatgcatacgcatatatacatatacatatatatacatatacatatatatatatatatatatatatatatatatatatttatatatatatatatataatataatatatatatatatatatatatatatatatatgtgtgtgtgtatacacacacacacatatatatatatatatatgtatgtgcatgtgcatgcatgcatatatatatatatatatatatatatatatatatatatatatatatatatatatatatatatatatatatataatatatatatatatatatatatatatatatatatatatatatatatatatatatatatgcatgcatgcacatgcacatacatatatatatatatatatgtgtgtgtgtatacacacacacacatatatatatatatatatatatattttatatatgtatatgtatatatatgtatatgtatatatgcgtatgcatattatatatatatatatatatatatatatatatatatatatatatatatatacacacacacacacacacacacacacacacacacacacacacacacacaacacacacacacatatttatatatatatatatatatatatatatataatatatatatatatatatatatatatatatatatatatatatatatatatatatatatatatatatataaatatacgtgtgtttgtgcacgtgtgtgtgtgtgtgtacgtttgtgtgtgtatgtaaaaacaaGTGAATATGTAAATCTTATTAGGGTTTGTTTAATAAAAGCATGATtgggtgaaataaaaaaaaaataaaaaataaaaatatataaatttcgaCACCTCATCCATTATTCAAAGTTACGCTGTGCCATGACATGTCAATTTGATATTCAGAGAATATAGAGACCTAGGAGTTAGCAAATAGGCTAATAAAGGCTAATTGCTCTACCGTGCAGACAAAtggcaggaaaaaaataataaaaagtttccctgaaaaagaaatttaatttgtgcaatttgaaaaatgtatttattaacaTGTTAATAATAGCAACTCGCAAATGCTAAACAGGTTCACCTATTCCGTCAATAAAttcattaaagataaaaatactcCATTGAAAGAAGTCAAAAGGCAGCGTCGGCCATTCACTCACCAGAACCCTCATGGCTGCTTGTCTTGCAGGTGGCGGCAGGAAGAGCAGGTGTGGCTGGCGCTGTCTCCCTCCGTGTCTATATACCTTGGCGGCGTGCGTGTAACCTCTCGTCGCCACTCCTTCCACCTCgaccttcacccccctcctccacccctttcctgcctcctttcttctccttcctccatctccatcccctcttctcactctcctcctcctcctactccaccccCATCGGCCTCCACcatccacccctttctcctcctcctccttctcctactcctcctcctcctccattcccctcttgtccctctcctcctcctccgcccgtcTCACCACGCCCATCTATAACCCTGAGCAGGAGTGACGCGGCAAGGTGACGGCGCAGCGTAACGGTTACGGATTTACGAGAGGTCGGACGCCAAAGACAACGATTTTGGCACGCGTCCGTTTGTCTCCGCGCGCGACGATCCGTAGAAGATGGCTGGCGTCGGGTCGAGTCGCCTCTGACAGcggcccttcctctcttccagacGCGATCGGACATCTTGCTTGCAAATCTCGGTTGCTCTTCCCGTGGGAAAATAGCAGCAGCACTATCATTCCTTTACCGTAGggcatttatgcatatgtatatatatgaatctggcTGCACTGTTGACCACTAGGCTGACCACTATGTTGCCAAGACCCAAGAATATTTAGATTTGCAAGGTGCAATTACAGACCAGCGCAAGCCATATTTCTGCTCATTTCAAGATATTGCTAGTTTACCAAAGTGGGTGTCTGACACATGGCACGGAATGGCTGTATGTTAAAAGTTCTTTCACCAACAACAAATTCCTACTTACCGACTGAGGGTTCCCATTACCGTTGGTCCCAGGCTCCTCCTTGATGTCTGGGTTCTCATCATCTACTTCTGTCTTTATGCTAGCTTTTTCATCCTCTGTTGCATCATCATTAAGAGCAgctttactcttattatcatctttggttttattgttattcttgtaatTGTGATTATTCCCACTTTCTCTAACACTTTTCATGTCAcacttatacacatgcacacacacacacacacaaatatctatctatctatctatctatatacacacacacacacatatgcatatatatatatatatatatatatatatatatatatatatgtatatatatatacatattttctctttctctctctctcttcttttacttagctttatcccattcttatatggggtcgccattatcaggttctgacagatatcttttatggccggatgccctctctatttacccgggcttgggtcaggcactgacttgggctggcttgcccacccagtggctaggtaggcaatcgaggtgaagttccttacccaagggaacaacgcgccggccagtgattcgaaccctcgaactcagattgccgtcgtgacaggtttGAGTCCGATGCATATGTAGATCtatgtgtttacgtatatatagtgacacttatatatatatatatatatatatatatatatatatatatatatatatatatatatatatatatatatatatatatatatatatatatatgtattatatatatatgatatatatatatatatatatatatatgtgtgtgtgtgtgtggtgtgtgtgtgtgtgtggtgtgtgtgtgtgtgtatgtgtgtgtgtatgtgtgtgtgtgtgtgtgtgtgtgtgtgtgtgtgtgtgtgtgtgtgtgtgtgtgtgtgtgtgtgtgtgtgtgtgtgagtggtgtgtgtgtgtgtgtgtgtgtgtgtgtgtgtgtgtgtgtgtgtgtgtgtgtgtgtatgtgtgtgtgtgtgtgtgtgtgtgtgtgtaaatatatatatatatatatatatatatatatatatatagatatagatatagatatagatatagatatagatagatagatagatagatagactgatacatacatacatacacaaaatccaTAATCAAATTTTCAgaagtttgtttatatatatgtacggctCTATGTAAAGATATACTTAAACAGCTATATGAATACTAATACACTCTTCTTTATACCGGCCACCCTTAGCATAGACCACCTGTTCCTTGggcttgacctgacctcacttccgTCCACTCATCCTGCGTTTAGCGCGTTGCTTCTGCTCTAActttactccttcctctccctttcctagtCAGAGCTAGAAATGAAATCTAGGAGGATTTTCCAAGCTGATGTTTCGTCTTTCATAGCTCtagtttgtgcttgtgtttttttttctaccacgcatacacactagcgcgcgcgcgcgcgcacacacacacacacacacacacacacacacacacacacacacacacacacacacacacacacacacacatatatatatatatatatatatatatatatatatatatatatatatatatatatatatagagagagagagagagagagagagagagagagagagagagagagaaaggagaaatatatataaatgtatatatgtatatatatatatatatatatatatatatatatatatatatatatatatatatatatatatgtgtgtgtgtgtgtgtgtgtgtgtgtgtgtgtgtgtgtgtgtgtgtgtgtgtgtgtgtgtgtgtgtgtgtattttctatttatttattattatttttttttacggtaggttcatgtttgagcggccgtggtcacagcatgatacgtaattgtagttttcttgttgcgatgctcttggagtgagtacgtggttgggtccccagttcctttccacggagagtgccggtggtaccttttttaggtaatcattctctctatttcatccgggcttgggaccagcactgacttgggttggcttggccagtcagtggataggtaggcaatcgtagtgaagttccttgcccaagggaacaacgcgccggccggtgactcgatctcacgaactcagattgccgtcgtgtcagtcttgagtccgatgctctaaccattcggccaccgcggccttatatatacatatatatacatatatatatatatatatatatataatatatatatatatatatatatatacacacacacacacacacacacacacacacacacacatatatatatatatatatatatatatatatatatatatatatatatatatatatgtgtgtgtgtgtgtgtgtgtgtgtgtgtgtgtgtgtgtgtgtgtgtgtgtaacgtttaTCTGCATTGTATGCATGAGTTTGTGTATTACATATTTTTGTAAGGGAAAATATCTATCTTTGTACGTACTAAAATTTTCAGGGAAGGTTTCTTGAAAATCTTGTTCAGAATTTAGGGATTTCATTCGAGGCGGAGAGTAAAAGTCGCTCTCGCTTCAAGGATGCAAGCGTTGCATGAAAGGAACAGTTTCA encodes the following:
- the LOC119573825 gene encoding keratin-associated protein 19-2-like, coding for MRVLIIALLATVAVAEQKRSAEPSFGYGPGIGHSHSHSHSHSHSHINGGVILGHGFGGLGLGGIGVGGIGIGGLGVGGYGYGYGYPTYVGGHSVWKRDADPEPGYGHGHVATSYVGPRLHGGYGYGYPLYSHGGFGGFGGFGGFGGLGGFGYGGYGYGYGK